In Rhizobium sp. BG4, the genomic stretch CGCAAGTATTAACGGGTACGGAACAGACCGCGGTCAACCTGACGCTGACGATACTCAAGATCGATACGGTCGTACGAGCCGTTCAGGTAGGCCATTTCACGTTCCTGAGCATTCGGAGCGCGAAGAGCGCGGGCGATTTTCTTGATAGGACCAAACATAGCGTTGCCTCTTTCTTTCGTTCATTCTCTGATGACACGGAAGATAAGTGCTGCAGCGCACAATTACCAACGCTCTAATACAGGTGCAGCCATGCGCATTGCGCATGCCTCGCCTTTTCGTCGTGCAAATTCGGTCACAAAACGATCATAAAATGTGCAGACGCCTCAGTCGTAGAGGCGCCGCACCGTCGCAATGCAGTCCAGTTCCTTGAGCTGGGCGAGCATCTGGTTCAGCTGGCGGAGGTCCCAGACCTCGATATCCAACGTCATTTCGGTGAAATCGGCGGCAACGCGCACCGTGTTCAGGACGCGGATGTTGACGTCGAGACCGCCGACCGTCTGCGCCACTTTTGCAAGGGTGCCCGGCTCGTTCAGCGCATTGACCATGATGCGGGCCATGAAGCGAGACTTGTTGGCCTCGTCGAGATCCCAGCGTACGTCGATCCAGCGGTCCGGCTGATCGTCGAAGTGCTGGAGCGCCGAAGACTGGATCGGGTAGATGGTGATCCCCTTCCCCTTCTCCATGATGCCGACGATGCGATCGCCGGGCACGGCGCCGGTGGGTGCGAACTGCACGGCGATGTTGCTGGAGATGCCGCGGATCGGCACGGCATCGACGCCCGCCTCGCCTGCCAGCAACCCGGCTTCGGCGCCTTCCTTGGTCTTGCCCGGCACCTTGAAGATCATGCCCGAGGCGCTGCGGACGTTGAACCAGCCTTCATCGCCGCTCGGCTTGACGGTGACGCGCTCGTCCTGGTGATCCGGATAGACAGCGCGCAGCACGTCGAGCGAGGACATCTCGCCGCGGCCGACGGCGGCGATGGCGTCCTCGACATCCTTCTGGCCGAGGCGGTGAAGCGCGGGCTTCATGGCATCGCGCGAGAAGATCTTGCCGGCGCGGTCGAAGGTGCGCTCGAGAATGCGGTGGCCAAGGCCGACATATTGCTTGCGGATCGCCATGCGGGTGGCGCGGCGGATGGCGGCGCGCGCCTTGCCGGTGACGACGATCTCTTCCCAGGCCGCCGGCGGCACCTGCACGCCGGAGCGGATGATCTCGACTTCATCGCCATTTGCCAGGCGCGTCACCAGCGGCATGATGCGGCCGTTGATCTTGGCGCCGACCGTGGTGTCGCCGATATTGGTGTGAACGGCATAGGCGAAGTCGATCGGTGTCGCCCCACGCGGCAG encodes the following:
- a CDS encoding DUF3563 family protein produces the protein MFGPIKKIARALRAPNAQEREMAYLNGSYDRIDLEYRQRQVDRGLFRTR